The Hirundo rustica isolate bHirRus1 chromosome 29, bHirRus1.pri.v3, whole genome shotgun sequence genome window below encodes:
- the ENSA gene encoding alpha-endosulfine isoform X2, translated as MAAWGDTQEKDKAVAPERAEEAKLKAKYPNLGQKPGGSDFLMKRLQKGQKYFDSGDYNMAKAKMKNKQLPSAGPDKNLVTGDHIPTPQDLPQRKSSLVTSKLAG; from the exons ATGGCGGCGTGGGGG GACACTCAGGAGAAGGACAAAGCCGTGGCCCCCGAGAGGGCAGAAGAGGCCAAGCTCAAGGCCAAATACCCCAACCTGGGCCAGAAGCCCGGAGGCTCCGATTTCCTCATGAAGAGGCTGCAGAAAGGG caaaaaTACTTCGATTCTGGCGACTACAACATGGCCAAGGCGAAGATGAAGAACAAGCAGCTGCCGAGTGCAGGGCCTGACAAGAACCTGGTGACAGGAGACCACATCCCCACGCCCCAGGACCTGCCTCAGAGAAAGTCCTCGCTCGTCACCAGCAAGCTGGCGGGGTAG